In Stenotrophomonas bentonitica, the genomic stretch TCCTGGCCACCATGAGCCACGAGATCCGCACGCCGATGAGCGGGGTGCTGGGCATGGTGGAGGCGCTCTCGCACACCGGGCTGGACGGCGAACAGCGGCGCATCATCAGCGTGATCGAAGACTCGGCGCAGATGCTGCGGCAGATCCTGGACGACATCCTCGACTATTCGCGCATCGAAGCTGGTGCGCTGCCGCTGGAACCACAGCCTGTGGCGCTGCGCACGTTGCTGGACAACGTGCAGCAGCTGTTGTCGCCACAGGCCTCCAGCAAAGGCTTGTCGCTGAGCCTGGAGGTCGACCCGGCGGTGGCTCCGCAGCACCTGGGCGACGGCATGCGCCTGCGCCAGATCGTGTTCAACCTGCTCAGCAATGCGATCAAGTTCACCAACGAAGGGTCGGTCAGCATCGTGCTGTCGGTGGAGCGCGCCGACGACATCGCGCAGACCCTGCGCCTGGCGGTGATCGACACCGGCATCGGCATTTCAGCGGAGCAGCGCGAGCGGCTGTTCAAGCCGTTCGCGCAGGCCGATGTGGCCATTACCCGTCATTACGGCGGCACCGGGCTTGGCCTGAGCATCTGCCAGCGGCTGGTGGGGCTGATGCGCGGGAAGCTGGAGATGCAGAGCGAACCGGGCAAGGGCACCCGCGTGGACGTGGTGGTGAGCCTGCCGCTGGTGCCGGCCGACGCGGTGGCGCGCGATGACCAGCGCGCCGGCGGCGAGGTGGAGCCGCTGCCGGCGGGCCAGGCGCGGCGGCGCGTGCTGGTGGTGGAAGACCACCCCACCAACCAGGCGCTGATGCGCTGGCGCCTGCAGCAGCTGGGCCTGCAGCACGAGGTGGCGGTGGATGGCGAGGCGGCGCTGGCGCTGCTGGATGAGGCGCACTTCGACCTGGTGATCACCGATTGCCGCATGCCGGTGATGGACGGCTACACGCTGACCCGGCACATCCGCGAGCGCGAACGCGGCAGCGGCCAGCGCATGCCGGTGCTGGCGCTGACCGCCAGCGCGCTGGTGGAAGACGTGCAGCGCTGCCGCGAAGCGGGCATGGACGACCTGTTGGCCAAGCCAGTGGCGCTGGCGACGTTGCGCCAGGCATTGCGCCGCTGGCTGCCCTCCGACGAAGGCGATGCCGCGCCGGAACCGGAGCTGCCGCTGGCGGCGGCGGTACCGGCGGCGCCGCCGACGCGTGCGGCGATCGTGCGCCGGTTCGGGTCCGAGCACGTGGCGACGGTGCTGATCGACAGCATGCGCCAGGCCACGATCGATGACCTGGAGCGTGGCCAGGAAGCGCGCGCGCAGGATGACGTCAATACGGCGGTGGAAGTCCTGCACCGCATCGTCGGCGGGCTCGGCACGCTGGGTGCCGAGTCGCTGGCCGAGCAGGCGCGCGCGTTGATGCAGCAGATTCCGGAGCAGGGGATTGCGGCGAGCGCCGGGGGGATTGATGCGTTTGAACGGGCGCTGCAGGAGTATCTGGATAGTCTTTGACACGCCTGGTGCATGACACGCATGGCGCTTGACACGCATGGCGTGTCACTACGCGTAGCGGCACGCCATGCGTGTCCCACGCAATGCGTGATCACCGCTGCTGCGTCAGATACTCGATGACCAACCTGCGCCGCTCCGGATCCACCGTGGAATTCACCATCCGTGATCCGGGCACCACGGCCGACGGCGACCGCAGGAACGCGTCCAGGGTCTGCTCGGTCCAGACCAGGTCGGCCTTCTGCATCGCCGGCGAATACGGGTAGTTGCCCACGCTGCCGGCGCGACGCCCGACCACCCCATGCAGGTTCGGCCCGAAACGGTGCACGCCACCGGCATTGACCGTGTGGCAGCCACCGCAGATCGCGAACGCGCGCTGCAGGTCCTGCTGGTGGCGCTGCTCGGGCGTGGCCGGGGTGCGCGCGCACGCGCCCAGCAGCAGGCAGCACCCCAACAGACCGACCAGCAGCACCCGCATCGACGTGTTACATCCCCGAGTAGTTCGGGCCGCCGCCACCCTGCGGGGTGACCCACACGATGTTCTGGGTCGGGTCCTTGATGTCGCAGGTCTTGCAGTGCACGCAGTTCTGCGCGTTGATCTGCAGCTGTTCCTGGCCTTTGCCACCGACGAACTCGTACACCCCGGCCGGGCAGTAACGCGCTTCCGGGCCGGCGTATTCGGACAGGTTGATCCGCACCGGCACGCTGGCATCCTTCAGCGTGAGGTGCGACGGCTGGTCTTCTTCGTGGTTGGTGCTGCTCAGGAACACCGAGCTCAGCCGGTCGAAGGTGAGCACGTTGTCCGGCTTGGGGTAGGCGATCTTCGTGTGCTGCGACGCCGGCTCCAGGCACGCGTGGTCCGGCGTGCTGTGGCGCAGGGTCCACGGCGGGTTGCGGATGCCCAGCTTGGGCAGCAGCCACTGTTCGATGCCGGTCATCAGGGTCGCGACGTTGCGGCCCTTCTTGAACCACTGCTTGAAGTTCTTCGACTGCTTCAGCTCATCGTTCAACCAGCTGCTTTCGAACGCGGCCGGGTAGGCGCTGAGTTCGTCGCGCTGGCGATCTGCAACCAGCGCATCGAACGCGGCGTCGGCGGCGAGCATGCCGGTCTTGATCGCGGCGTGGCTGCCCTTGATGCGGCTGGCGTTGAGGTAACCGGCTTCGCAGCCGACCAGCGCGCCGCCCGGGAACACGGTCTTGGGCAGCGACAGCAGGCCACCGGCGGTGATCGCACGTGCGCCGTAGCCGATGCGCTTGCCGCCTTCCAGGTGCTTGCGGATGGACGGGTGCGTCTTGAAGCGCTGGAACTCCTCGAACGGGCTCATCCACGGGTTGCGGTAGTCCAGCCCGACCACGAAGCCCACTGCGACCTTGCCGCCGTCGGCGTGGTACAGGAACGAGCCGCCGTAGGTGTCGCTGTCCAGCGGCCAGCCGGCGGTGTGCACCACCAGGCCCGGTTCATGCTTGGCCGGATCGATCTGCCACAGTTCCTTGATGCCGATGCCGTAGGCCTGCGGGTCCTTGCCGGCGTCCAGCTGGAAGCGGGCGATCAGCTGGCGGCCGAGGTGGCCGCGCGAGCCTTCGGCGAAGACCGTGTACTTGGCGTGCAGTTCCATGCCGCGTTCGAAATTGGGGCCGTGCGAGCCGTCCTTGCGGATGCCCATGTCGCCGGTGGCCACGCCCATCACCGCGCCGTTTTCGTCGTACAGCACTTCGGCGGCGGCAAAACCGGGGAAGATCGCCACTTCCAGCGCTTCGGCCTGCTGCGCCAGCCAGCGGGTGACCTCGCCGAGGCTGATGATGTAGTTGCCTTCGTTGTGGAAGCACTCCGGCAGCAGCGCATGCGGGGTGCTGCGCGCGCCGTCTTCGGACAGGAACAGGAACTCGTCGCGGGTGACCTTCTGCTTCAGCGGCGCGCCGCGTTCGGCCCAGTCCGGGAACAGTTCGGTCAGCGCACGGGTGTCCATGATCGCGCCGGACAGGATGTGGGCGCCGGGTTCGGAGCCCTTTTCCAGCACGCATACCGACAGCTCGCGGCCGGCTTCGATGGCGCGCTGGCGCAGGCGGATCGCGGTGGCCAGGCCGGCCGGGCCGGCCCCGACGACAACCACGTCGAACTCCATGGCTTCACGCGGGGGCAGGGCAGTGGTCTCTTCGCTCATGGTGATGCGTAACTCGTGGGTAGTGCCGTCCCGGCCAGAGCCGGCGGCGGTTGCCTGGGAATCGCGCGCGACAGGTCACTGCGCAACTGCTGGATCAGGCCATCAGGGTACCGGTAGGAGCTGTTTAAGGCGAGATCGCCGACGTTCACGCGCGATGGTGCAACGCAGCATGTTGGCGCAGTCCAGGACCGTAGTGCCGGCCGCTGGCCGGCTCCAGGCGACACCCGGCACCACGAGGAGCCGGCCGGCGGCCGGCACTACGCGCTGAAGGACGCGTGGTAGGTGACCTCCGCATCCGGCCACTCGCCCCGCAGCAACCGCGCCTGGAAGTACTCCGCAGGCACCCCGGCCAGACGCAGGCGCGGCTCTGCGTGGAAGCCGAAACGGCCGTAGTACGTGGGGTCGCCCAATAACACGCACCCGGCCGCGCCCATTGCCTCAAGCGCCTCCATCGCCGCCTGCATCAATGCCGCGCCCACTCCCTGCCCCTGCCTCTCCGGCGCCACCGAGATCGGCCCCAGCCCATACCAGCCTTCGCTGCCATCGCTCAGCTGCACCGGTGAAAGCGCCACGTGCCCGACGATGCTGCCCGCGTCTTCCGCCACCAGCGACACCGCCAGCGCGCCGGCATCGCGCAGCGCGTCGACGATGTGCTGTTCGGTGTGGCTGCTGTGCGGGGCGTGTTCGAACGCGTCGCGGGTGAGGGCGTGGATCGCGTTGGCGTCGCCGGGACGCTCGCTGCGGATCTGCATGTGCAGGCCTCCTGTAAACGTTCATGGTAGTGCCGGCCGCTGGCCGGCTCCACGTACCGCCGGCAACACCAGGAGCCGGCCAGCGGCCGGCACTACCGGGCTGGTGTCACAATGGGGGCCCTGTTGCCGCCTGCGATGTCGCTGCCCATGGCCCTCAATCCGTACGATCTGTTCGATGTCCGCTCGCTGCTCAGCGAGGAGGAACGCGCCGTGCAGGCCAGCGTGGCGCGCTTCACCGACGAAAAGGTGCTGCCGATCATCGGCGACGCCTTCGACCAGGGCCGCTTCCCGGATGAACTGATCCCGGAGATCGCGTCGCTGGGCCTGCTTGGCTCCAGCCTGCCCGAGCAGTACGGCGGCGGCGGTTTGAACGCGGTGAGCTACGGCCTGATCTGCCAGGAACTGGAACGCGGCGACTCGGGCCTGCGCAGCTTCGTTTCGGTACAGAGCTCGCTGTGCATGTACCCCATCTTCGCCTACGGCAGCGAAGAACAGCGCCTGCGCTGGCTGCCGGACATGGCCGCCGGCCGGGTGATCGGCTGCTTCGGCCTGACCGAGGCGCACGGCGGTTCGGACCCGGCCGCGATGAAGACGCGCGCGGTGAAGGACGGCGGCGACTGGCTGATCAACGGCAGCAAGATGTGGATCACCAGTGGCCCGGTGGCCGACATCGCCATCGTCTGGGCGCATACCGAAGACGGTATCCAGGGCTTCGTGCTGGAGAAGGGCATTCCCGGCTTCACCACCCAGGAGATCAAGCACAAGATGAGCCTGCGCGCCTCGCTGACCGGCGCGCTGTTCTTCGACAACGTGCGCGTGCCCGAGCGCAACCGCCTGCCGAACGTGCAGGGACTGAAGGGGCCGCTGGGCTGCCTCAACCAGGCCCGTTACGGGATCAGCTGGGGGCCGATCGGCGCGGCGGTGGCCTGCCTTGACGAAGCGCTGGGCTATACCAAGGAACGCGTGCTGTTCGGGCGCCCGGTGGCGGCCACGCAGAGCGCGCAGATCAAGCTGGCCGACATGGCCCGGCGCATCACCACCGCGCAGCTGCTGTCGCTGCAGCTGGGGCGGTTGAAGGATGCGGGGCAGCTGCAGCCGCAGCAGGTCAGCCTGGCCAAGTGGAACAACTGCCGGATGGCGATCGACATCGCGCGCGAGTGCCGGGATCTGCTGGGCGGCGCGGGCATCACCACCGAGCACGTGGCGATCCGGCATGCGTTGAACCTGGAGTCGGTGATCACCTATGAGGGCACCGAGACCGTGCACCAGCTGGTGATCGGGCGCGAGCTTACGGGCATCAACGCGTTCTAGGCGATCAAGCGCCGCCAACAAACCCGTTCTGTCGCCAGGCCTCAAACATCACCACGGCCACGGTGTTGGACAAATTCAAACTGCGGTTGTCAGGCTGCATCGGCAACCTCAAGCGCCGCCCGTCGGGCAGCGCGTCCAGCACGTCCTGCGGCAGGCCGCGGGTTTCCGGGCCGAACAGGAAGGCGTCGCCGTCTTCGAACTGCTGGGTGTCATAACGCACGCTGCCGCGGGTGCTCAGGGCGAACAGGCGCTTGGGCGCGATGGCCTGCAGGAAGGTGTCCAGGTCTGGATGCACCTGCAGTCGGGCGTATTCGTGGTAATCCAGCCCGGCGCGCTTGAGCTGCTTGTCGCTCAGGTCGAAACCGAGCGGCTCGATCAGGTGCAGTCGCGCGCCGGTGTTGGCGCAGAGCCGGATCACATTGCCGGTATTCGGGGGAATTTCCGGCTGGAACAACACAACATGGAACGTCGGGGTGGCGGTCATTCGTACATGTTACGCCGCCAATCCCCGATTACGGACGGACCAGCACCGAGGCGGTTTCGACCGCGAAGGCCTGCAGGTCGTTCGGCGACGGACGCACCTGCAGGGTCGGCAGGTTGATGATCACGTCGCGGGCCAGCACGCCGGCGGCAGAAGCCAGGGCACCCATGTAGTCCGTGCTGCGATCGGCCTGTTCGGCGGCCAGCGCTTCGCGCTGTTCGGCGGTCGGGCGGACTTCAACGGCGGCCAGGGTGGTGACGCGGCGGCTGTCGGCCAGTTCGGCGCGGTATTCGGCAACCTGGCCGGCGGTCGGACGCACTTCCACCAGCGCCAGGGTCGGGATGCTGCTGGTGCGCTCGACTTCGGCCTGGGCCAGCTGGTCGGCGGAGGGACGGACCTGCACGGTCTGCAGGGTGGTGATGGCGGAAGCGGCATGCACGTTCGAAACAAACGCGGAGCCGGCAGCGAGGGCGATGGCGATTGCGATGGTCTTGGTGTTCATGACGGGGCCTGTTTAGTGTTGGTGAGCAGTGGTGTGGTAGTAAGGTAGTACACCGAATCTGGGGATGCAAGAACAATTTCAAGATTCCGTGTTTTGTTCAGCGATCAGTCATGTTCCGTTTGATCGCGTCCTTTCCGCACGTAGACCAATGCAGGCATCGTGCCAACTTTTAATCATTGATTTAAAAGGGTTTTATGGGTGTTCCAGAGTGTCCGCTGTCCGGACACCTGTCCGATCCCGCCCTGGGAAACTGTCCGGACAACGGTTCAGCCAGCCGCACACCCCGCCGCCGGGGTACCGGAACGGCGCGGAAAGTTCCCCTGCAAAGGCAATGACTGTTGGCCGATGCCTCAACCCGCCGTCCCGGGCTAGCATCCCCCTTCACTTTCATGACCAAGGACCCGGAATGACCGCCCAACTTCGACCGCGTGCCGCACTGCTGGCTGTTGCGCTTTCCGCCGCACTGGGCAGCCTTGCCCCGGCACCGCTGATGGCCAAGCCGGCCCAGGTCGCCAAGGTCGACATTCCGTTCGAAGAGTTCACCCTGCCCAACGGCCTGCGCGTGGTGGTGCACACCGACCGCAAGGCCCCGATCGTGGCGGTGAACATCTGGTACCACGTGGGCAGCAAGGACGAACCGGCCGGCCGCACCGGCTTCGCGCACCTGTTCGAACACCTGATGTTCCAGGGCAGCGAAAACCACGCCGGCGAATACTTCGAACCGTTCAAGCAGGTCGGCGTGACCGGCCAGAACGGCACCACCAACACCGACCGCAC encodes the following:
- a CDS encoding c-type cytochrome gives rise to the protein MRVLLVGLLGCCLLLGACARTPATPEQRHQQDLQRAFAICGGCHTVNAGGVHRFGPNLHGVVGRRAGSVGNYPYSPAMQKADLVWTEQTLDAFLRSPSAVVPGSRMVNSTVDPERRRLVIEYLTQQR
- a CDS encoding electron transfer flavoprotein-ubiquinone oxidoreductase — encoded protein: MSEETTALPPREAMEFDVVVVGAGPAGLATAIRLRQRAIEAGRELSVCVLEKGSEPGAHILSGAIMDTRALTELFPDWAERGAPLKQKVTRDEFLFLSEDGARSTPHALLPECFHNEGNYIISLGEVTRWLAQQAEALEVAIFPGFAAAEVLYDENGAVMGVATGDMGIRKDGSHGPNFERGMELHAKYTVFAEGSRGHLGRQLIARFQLDAGKDPQAYGIGIKELWQIDPAKHEPGLVVHTAGWPLDSDTYGGSFLYHADGGKVAVGFVVGLDYRNPWMSPFEEFQRFKTHPSIRKHLEGGKRIGYGARAITAGGLLSLPKTVFPGGALVGCEAGYLNASRIKGSHAAIKTGMLAADAAFDALVADRQRDELSAYPAAFESSWLNDELKQSKNFKQWFKKGRNVATLMTGIEQWLLPKLGIRNPPWTLRHSTPDHACLEPASQHTKIAYPKPDNVLTFDRLSSVFLSSTNHEEDQPSHLTLKDASVPVRINLSEYAGPEARYCPAGVYEFVGGKGQEQLQINAQNCVHCKTCDIKDPTQNIVWVTPQGGGGPNYSGM
- a CDS encoding GNAT family N-acetyltransferase, whose protein sequence is MHMQIRSERPGDANAIHALTRDAFEHAPHSSHTEQHIVDALRDAGALAVSLVAEDAGSIVGHVALSPVQLSDGSEGWYGLGPISVAPERQGQGVGAALMQAAMEALEAMGAAGCVLLGDPTYYGRFGFHAEPRLRLAGVPAEYFQARLLRGEWPDAEVTYHASFSA
- a CDS encoding acyl-CoA dehydrogenase family protein, whose protein sequence is MALNPYDLFDVRSLLSEEERAVQASVARFTDEKVLPIIGDAFDQGRFPDELIPEIASLGLLGSSLPEQYGGGGLNAVSYGLICQELERGDSGLRSFVSVQSSLCMYPIFAYGSEEQRLRWLPDMAAGRVIGCFGLTEAHGGSDPAAMKTRAVKDGGDWLINGSKMWITSGPVADIAIVWAHTEDGIQGFVLEKGIPGFTTQEIKHKMSLRASLTGALFFDNVRVPERNRLPNVQGLKGPLGCLNQARYGISWGPIGAAVACLDEALGYTKERVLFGRPVAATQSAQIKLADMARRITTAQLLSLQLGRLKDAGQLQPQQVSLAKWNNCRMAIDIARECRDLLGGAGITTEHVAIRHALNLESVITYEGTETVHQLVIGRELTGINAF
- the trmL gene encoding tRNA (uridine(34)/cytosine(34)/5-carboxymethylaminomethyluridine(34)-2'-O)-methyltransferase TrmL, giving the protein MTATPTFHVVLFQPEIPPNTGNVIRLCANTGARLHLIEPLGFDLSDKQLKRAGLDYHEYARLQVHPDLDTFLQAIAPKRLFALSTRGSVRYDTQQFEDGDAFLFGPETRGLPQDVLDALPDGRRLRLPMQPDNRSLNLSNTVAVVMFEAWRQNGFVGGA